One window of Drosophila busckii strain San Diego stock center, stock number 13000-0081.31 chromosome 3L, ASM1175060v1, whole genome shotgun sequence genomic DNA carries:
- the LOC108599200 gene encoding protein canopy homolog 4 — MQRYLLLAFLLLIVPIRDTLCEQTPEEEQGVRYANRCEACKILATELEARLGETGKSHDVIETGYSVDDVRPKKRTEYRRSELRLLESLENVCERVLEYNLHKERTDSTRFAKGMSQTFQTLHGLVDKGVKVDLGIPMELWDKPPVEVTQMKTQCENMLEEYEDAISNWYFKLQEDKSLTQHLCEEHVLKKKEERECLSEQLPATKPKKQKKAKGDNEEL, encoded by the coding sequence atgcaGCGCTACTTGTTGTTAGCCTTTTTACTGTTAATTGTGCCCATAAGGGACACGCTTTGTGAACAGACGCCGGAGGAGGAACAGGGCGTGCGTTATGCCAATCGCTGCGAGGCCTGCAAAATCCTGGCCACAGAGCTGGAGGCACGCTTGGGCGAAACCGGCAAATCGCACGATGTCATTGAGACGGGCTACTCCGTGGATGATGTGCGGCCCAAGAAGCGCACCGAGTATAGGCGCAGTGAACTGCGCTTGCTAGAGTCGCTGGAGAATGTGTGCGAGCGTGTGCTGGAGTATAATCTACACAAGGAGCGCACGGACAGCACAAGATTCGCCAAGGGCATGTCGCAAACATTCCAAACACTGCACGGCTTGGTTGACAAGGGCGTCAAGGTAGATCTGGGCATTCCTATGGAGCTGTGGGACAAGCCGCCAGTTGAAGTGACGCAAATGAAGACGCAATGTGAGAACATGCTGGAGGAATATGAAGACGCCATAAGCAACTGGTACTTTAAGCTGCAGGAGGATAAGAGCTTAACGCAACATCTATGCGAGGAGCATGTGCTCAAGAAGAAGGAGGAACGCGAATGCCTAAGTGAGCAGCTGCCAGCGACAaagccaaaaaagcaaaagaaggcTAAAGGTGATAACGAGGAACTTTAG
- the LOC108598698 gene encoding UPF0489 protein C5orf22 homolog, translated as MESDTTEKESTATEPVELASPVQSESAAGDATPPPSKRQKLDEGTADAEEEEAPQLVAVERVQSTQSSLRKFGRIPVFIVDYHNDVLEFIYRCLATRHLPLEKNILVHFDSHPDLVVARDIPASASYDKDTMLTELSIENWIMPTLYAGHFDRVVWLKNSWCQQIPTGKHEFKIGHKDDRIGVDCPLDYFIAEGNYCTGDELQESRTVQLQVHDADNDKLNPLDFLSTEDATSFVLDIDLDFFSTSNPFLEIYKDANCYAQLTEIFHFESVEPAKQAGTATTAHYCATAAIRQKQLDALKRIFWHLEEHRSFDGLEKPDEAVITAEIYAKIVSLAEQLQEKYPDDEIDWMLIFDSGSTTDNNGLPHHISSTKELEDYFVSFKRFLQQLPVPPVAITMAHSAQDDYCPQDQVAFIEEQVLRLLREVFGDKLHEKPILHYMDDPYDVMKL; from the exons ATGGAGTCGGATACGACGGAAAAAGAAAGTACGGCTACGGAACCAGTGGAGCTAGCGTCGCCAGTGCAAAGTGAAAGTGCGGCGGGTGAtgcgacgccgccgccaagCAAGCGCCAGAAATTAGATGAGGGCACAGCCGACGCGGAGGAAGAAGAGGCGCCACAGCTAGTGGCTGTGGAGCGCGTACAGAGCACACAGAGCAGCTTGCGCAAGTTTGGCCGCATACCCGTGTTCATTGTAGACTATCACAACGATGtattggaatttatttatcGCTGTCTGGCCACGCGACATTTGCCACTGGAGAAGAATATTCTGGTGCACTTTGATTCGCATCCCGATTTGGTGGTGGCACGCGATATACCCGCCAGTGCAAGCTATGATAAGGACACCATGCTGACAGAGCTGAGCATCGAGAACTGGATTATGCCCACACTCTATGCAG GTCACTTTGATCGCGTGGTTTGGCTGAAGAACTCGTGGTGCCAGCAAATACCCACAGGCAAGCACGAGTTCAAAATTGGACACAAGGATGATCGCATTGGCGTAGACTGTCCGCTGGACTATTTCATAGCCGAGGGCAATTATTGCACCGGCGATGAGCTGCAGGAATCTCGCACAGTGCAGCTGCAAGTACACGATGCCGACAACGACAAGCTGAATCCGCTGGACTTTCTCAGCACAGAGGATGCCACAAGCTTTGTGCTTGACATAGACTTGGATTTCTTTAGCACATCGAATCCGTTTTTGGAAATCTACAAGGATGCCAACTGCTATGCGCAGCTCACAGAAATCTTTCACTTTGAGAGCGTGGAGCCGGCTAAGCAGGCGGGCACAGCTACCACAGCGCATTATTGTGCTACGGCGGCCATACGACAGAAGCAGCTGGATGCACTAAAGCGCATCTTTTGGCATCTGGAGGAGCATCGCAGCTTCGATGGGCTTGAAAAGCCCGACGAGGCAGTCATAACAGCAGAGAtctatgcaaaaattgttagcTTAGCCGAGCAGCTGCAGGAGAAGTATCCAGACGATGAAATCGACTGGATGCTCATCTTTGACTCGGGCAGCACCACAGACAACAATGGTTTACCTCATCACATAAGCAGTACCAAGGAGCTGGAGGACTACTTTGTCAGCTTTAAGCGATTTCTGCAGCAACTGCCAGTGCCACCTGTAGCCATTACCATGGCGCATTCGGCGCAGGACGACTATTGTCCACAGGACCAGGTGGCGTTCATTGAGGAGCAGGTGCTACGACTGCTGCGCGAAGTTTTTGGCGACAAGCTGCACGAGAAGCCCATACTCCATTACATGGACGACCCCTACGATGTGATGAAGCtctaa
- the LOC117134772 gene encoding serpin B3-like → MQLAVNVACTLLIYGLNQVCASFLTEVLRRNGDDNVVVSPFLFQEALMQLYAGAEGSTAKELKHVLQLKGHGKERLLEEYVRQRGKTVVGTHNIRIKMSNKLYAAKGMNIFHSYQQEVQKLFGSTVEFIDFEQQKALKKINVWVSQQTSLRLHKAIDEIDPFNKLILVAVGYFQADWAQRFDKTETRQADFVRPDGNIMVHMMHNQLELELVRHHELDATIFALPFSGLNFSMLVLLPHEADGLAKLTRQLAQSDTDPQHLLNNSERTVVQLFMPRFKFEYKIDLMGVGKRLGLKHIFESANLQTMTAASNLQLSSIWQTTGIVINEFVGSHYSANEIKLVARTALPTINVNHPFIFYIKDNTNVYFAGRVSNP, encoded by the exons atgcagctGGCAGTTAACGTGGCTTGTACGTTGCTAATATATGGACTGAATCAAGTGTGTGCTAGTTTCTTAACCGAGGTGCTGCGTCGGAATGGAGACGACAATGTGGTGGTGTCGCCGTTCCTATTCCAAGAGGCCTTGATGCAGTTGTATGCCGGCGCCGAAGGCAGCACGGCCAAGGAGCTGAAGCACGTGCTGCAGCTGAAGGGCCATGGCAAGGAGCGGCTGCTCGAGGAGTATGTGAGGCAGCGTGGCAAAACAGTTGTAGGCACCCATAATATTCGCATAAAAATGTCCAACAAGTTGTATGCAGCAAAGGGTATGAATATATTTCATTCGTATCAGCAAGAAGTACAGAAATTATTCGGCAGCACTGTTGAGTTTATTGACTTTGAGCAGCAGAAGGCGCTAAAGAAAATCAATGTGTGGGTGTCGCAGCAGACGAGTCTGAGATTGCACAAAGCCATAGACGAGATCGATCCATTTAATAAGCTCATACTAGTAGCTGTGGGCTACTTTCAAGCCGATTGGGCGCAAAGGTTTGACAAAACGGAAACAAGGCAGGCGGACTTTGTTCGACCCGATGGCAACATCATGGTGCACATGATGCACAatcagctggagctggagctggtgcGGCATCATGAATTGGATGcaacaatatttgcattgcccTTTTCGGGTTTAAACTTTTCaatgcttgtgctgctgccgcatgAAGCCGATGGCCTCGCCAAACTGACCAGGCAATTGGCTCAGTCAGACACAGATCCGCAGCACTTGCTCAACAATAGCGAACGAACTGTGGTGCAGCTGTTTATGCCAAGATTCAAATTTGAGTACAAAATCGATTTGATGGGCGTGGGCAAGCGCTTGGGGCTCAAGCATATTTTCGAATCTGCCAATTTGCAAACGATGACGGCCGCTTCAAATTTGCAACTGAGCAGCATATGGCAAACCACTGGCATAGTCATAAATGAATTCGTGGGCTCACACTACAGTGCAAACG aaaTCAAACTCGTTGCCCGCACAGCGCTGCCCACAATAAATGTGAACCAtccatttatattttatattaaagataACACGAATGTTTACTTTGCTGGACGTGTAAGCAAtccataa
- the LOC108598971 gene encoding protein Gemin2 yields MQRQTEEETFQLQALEIREPDENFDPQKMPMTGEEYLTHMLYERKRCPAVVTKRCSKIKNDVTNIELIDAPALPPHKCLLPTPEWRDAQVGSFKEAREQVFIMRQELQAQQYDQLIEPPLTTDTSKWLQFCREQQPLLSTLLRLSQSELEQLLENLSKWLQDADQLLAHAAEEPSTSSAPQPPAVDLSRDAWLARWLYATLVCLHLPLEPYVYSTLRCIARSCVQLRNELQPVNVKQAAPYNLLITLIVLVFGQSDFADYL; encoded by the exons ATGCAGCGACAAACAGAGGAGgaaacatttcaattacagGCACTGGAGATACGCGAGCCAGATGAGAACTTTGATCCACAGAAAATGCCGATGACGGGTGAGGAATACCTTACCCACATGTTGTATGAGCGCAAACGTTGCCCGGCTGTGGTAACAaagcgctgcagcaaaatcaaaaacgATGTAACCAACATAGAACTAATAGACGCC cCAGCACTGCCGCCGCATAAATGCCTGTTGCCGACACCGGAATGGCGCGATGCGCAGGTGGGAAGCTTCAAGGAAGCACGCGAACAGGTGTTTATAATGCGTCAGGAACTGCAGGCACAGCAATATGATCAACTAATTGAGCCACCGCTGACAACAGATACCAGCAAGTGGTTGCAGTTTTGCCGAGAACAGCAGCCACTGCTCAGCACCTTGTTGCGTCTTAGCCAAAgcgagctggagcagctgctggagaatCTAAGCAAATGGCTACAAGATGCTGATCAGCTGTTAGCTCATGCTGCTGAGGAGCCAAGCACTTCCAGCGCGCCCCAGCCACCCGCTGTAGACTTATCGCGAGATGCTTGGTTGGCGCGTTGGCTGTACGCCACTTTGGTCTGTCTGCATCTGCCGTTGGAGCCGTATGTCTACAGCACACTGCGTTGCATAGCGCGCAGCTGTGTGCAACTGCGCAATGAGCTGCAGCCAGTGAATGTAAAGCAAGCAGCGCCCTATAATTTGCTCATAACACTGATTGTTTTAGTATTTGGCCAATCCGACTTTGCAGATTACTTATGA
- the LOC108598972 gene encoding uncharacterized protein LOC108598972, giving the protein MLDKRFYLRLQLQLHAITCPGVWLCSHGYLEVTLKTLGYYFRTGAMEPRFPLLCHDTFVMEGYFKNVSSLAEMQRMVRAEQLEITLWQNGRRLAYYMGTLSMLMQPGVPRLSCAHSDLVQLLMKATPAFPGILAPKVELSAQLSTQDKQCDSCCGKAERSLGRQVKICSPSREEQPRKQQAVCHSKQSSCYMSNYSSCDSLESLLNAPQQRRLSSCSASTQLSNDSRTLSQDSSCASNNGCSHCCNCYICNAYGRMFNCA; this is encoded by the exons atgttggaCAAGAGATTTTATTTGCGTCTACAGCTCCAACTTCATGCG ATCACTTGCCCCGGCGTCTGGCTGTGCTCGCATGGCTATCTGGAGGTTACTCTGAAGACTTTGGGCTACTATTTTCGCACTGGTGCTATGGAGCCACGTTTCCCGTTGCTGTGTCATGACACATTTGTTATGGAAGGTTACTTTAAAAATGTGAGCTCACTCGCAGAGATGCAGCGAATGGTGAGAGCGGAGCAGCTGGAGATAACTTTGTGGCAAAATGGACGCCGGCTGGCCTACTATATGGGCACGCTGTCAATGCTAATGCAGCCCGGAGTGCCACGTCTTAGTTGCGCCCATAGCGATCTGGTGCAGCTGCTTATGAAGGCAACACCTGCTTTTCCCGGTATATTGGCGCCCAAAGTTGAGTTGTCGGCACAGCTCAGCACGCAGGATAAGCAATGCGATAGCTGCTGTGGCAAAGCAGAACGTAGCTTGGGACGTCAGGTGAAGATTTGTAGTCCAAGTCGCGAAGAGCAGCCACGCAAGCAGCAAGCTGTATGCCATTCCAAGCAGTCCAGCTGTTATATGAGTAACTACTCCAGCTGCGATAGTCTGGAGAGCTTGTTGAATGCTCCACAACAGCGCAGGCTGTCCAGCTGCTCTGCTAGCACACAGCTAAGCAATGATTCTCGGACGCTGAGTCAGGATTCGAGCTGTGCCTCAAACAATGGCTGCTCgcattgctgcaattgctatATATGTAATGCATATGGACGCATGTTTAATTGTGCTTAG
- the LOC108601000 gene encoding uncharacterized protein LOC108601000, protein MQKQEKRRELRLKRFWRSPKTTSSDDSTGYESPTRTKPAASDGQRFNHLHYTSLSQGSGTNSSTNVNGAGGGPSTSNKPSCSLPLLQVWPSQDSPRGEADGQSFIFPAIVETSISVNAPNNNNSSQAEGLEIRGSNNHLTLSTDRRSSLYCDTLHAGDSGIDSVQASPSPNAFIAPPGVHVLPMGQTGGGSCHVSPTSTPTQGSPNLSLGRRHMRNNSICVVSNNYRRKSSALLHPDHARLFALRMKHAAALERAQTSPDQTSIEDATEFHDNGLATNMRLCSASSSTTSSLTSVAAVSLGGSVAAAGSATASSGGGGALRARVARLGATAGVSDPWLQPQSDRDSRGHQHDGRRRSSTMTARYSLFDALDLEYVLLRAAARGSVGPYSLSESIHKLTFTQSLAFPALARGLATKRRRSATHTSSRPLNPHESGLNTCAKVVTAVVLVAISFMVFLIVYKFVRT, encoded by the exons atgcag AAACAAGAAAAAAGACGCGAGCTGCGTCTGAAGCGATTCTGGCGCTCGCCAAAGACAACATCATCGGACGATTCAACGGGCTATGAGAGTCCGACGCGTACAAAGCCCGCGGCCAGCGATGGTCAGCGATTCAATCATCTGCACTACACAAGCCTCTCCCAGGGCTCCGGCACCAACTCATCCACGAATGTCAATGGGGCTGGAGGTGGGCCGTCGACTAGCAACAAACCATCCTGCTCGCTGCCATTGTTGCAAGTGTGGCCCAGCCAG GACTCGCCGCGCGGCGAAGCCGATGGCCAATCCTTCATCTTCCCCGCCATTGTGGAGACCAGCATCAGTGTCAATgcacccaacaacaacaacagcagccaagcgGAGGGACTCGAAATACGAGGCAGCAACAATCACTTGACACTGAGCACGGACAGACGCAGTTCGCTCTACTGTGATACGCTGCACGCCGGCGACTCCGGCATCGATTCCGTGCAGGCATCGCCCTCGCCGAATGCGTTCATAGCGCCACCTGGCGTGCATGTGCTGCCCATGGGCCAAACCGGCGGCGGCTCGTGTCATGTCTCGCCCACCAGCACGCCCACGCAGGGATCACCGAATCTGTCGCTGGGGCGGCGGCATATGCGCAACAATAGCATCTGTGTGGTGTCCAACAATTATAGACGCAAGTCCAGTGCGCTACTGCATCCGGATCATGCGCGGCTCTTTGCGCTGCGCATGAAGCACGCGGCGGCGCTGGAGCGGGCGCAGACCTCGCCCGATCAGACTTCCATTGAGGATGCAACGGAGTTCCATGACAATGGGCTGGCGACTAATATGCGCCTGTGCTCGGCCTCGTCGTCGACGACATCGTCGCTGACATCCGTGGCGGCGGTCAGCCTGGGCGGTAGCGTAGCAGCCGCTGGCAGTGCCACcgccagcagcggcggcggcggtgctCTCCGCGCTCGCGTCGCGCGGCTGGGCGCAACAGCAGGCGTCTCCGATCCTTGGCTGCAGCCACAGTCCGATCGCGATTCGCGTGGTCATCAGCATGATGGCCGCCGGCGCTCCTCGACAATGACGGCACGCTACTCGCTCTTCGATGCACTTGATCTGGAGTACGTGCTGCTGCGAGCGGCGGCGCGCGGCTCCGTTGGCCCCTACTCGTTGAGCGAGTCGATACATAAGTTAACCTTTACCCAATCGCTGGCGTTTCCAGCGCTGGCGCGCGGCTTGGCCACCAAGCGTCGCCGCTCGGCCACGCACACCAGCTCCAGGCCGCTAAATCCGCACGAGTCCGGCCTGAACACCTGCGCCAAGGTGGTCACCGCCGTTGTGCTGGTGGCCATCTCCTTTATGGTATTCCTCATTGTCTACAAGTTTGTGCGCACGTGA